The sequence CCCTCGCGGATCTCGATCGTCATCGCGCGCGAGACGACATCGCGCGAGGCGAGGTCCTTGGCGGACGGCGCATAGCGTTCCATGAAGCGCTCGCCCTCGGAATTGACGAGATAGCCGCCTTCGCCGCGGGCGCCTTCGGTGACGAGGCAACCCGAACCGTAGATGCCGGTCGGGTGGAACTGCACGAATTCCATGTCCTGCATCGGCAGGCCGGCGCGCAGCACCATGCCGCCGCCGTCACCGGTGCAGGTGTGCGCCGAGGTGCAGGAGGCATAGGCGCGGCCATAGCCGCCGGTGGCCAGGATCACGGTCTGGGCGCGGAAGCGGTGCAGCGTGCCGTCATCCAGCTTGAGCGCGATCACGCCGCGGCAGGTGCCCTGGTCGTCCATGATCAAATCGATGGCGAAGAATTCGATGAAGAACTCGGCGGCGTGGCGCAGCGACTGGCCATACATCGTGTGCAGCATGGCGTGGCCGGTGCGGTCGGCGGCGGCGCAGGTGCGCTGCGCCTGGGCTTTGCCGAACTCGGTGGTCATGCCGCCGAACGGGCGCTGGTAGATCTTGCCGTCCTCGGTGCGCGAGAACGGCACGCCCCAATGCTCGAGTTCGTAGACCGCTTCGGGCGCGTTGCGCACCATGTATTCGATCGCGTCCTGGTCGCCCAGCCAGTCCGACCCCTTCACGGTGTCGTACATGTGCCAGCGCCAGTCGTCCTTGTGCATGTTGCCGAGCGAGGCCGAGATGCCGCCCTGCGCCGCGACCGTGTGCGAGCGGGTCGGAAACACCTTTGTGATGCAGGCGGTGCGAAGACCGGCTTCGCTGCAGCCGACCACGGCGCGCAAGCCCGCGCCGCCGGCGCCGACCACGACGACGTCGTAGGTGTGGTCCTCGATCGGATAGGCTTTTCCGTTGGTGGCGGGAGCGCCGTTGCCCTTGCCATTCATCTCGTTGGCCATGGGTTAGACTCCGGATGAAAGCTTCAGGATCGCGTAGGTCGAGGCGAGCGCCACGGCGATCGAGAAGAAATTGTTGAGCATGATCGAGACGAGCTTCAGCTTCTCGTTATGGACGTAGTCCTCGATCACCACCTGCATGCCGATCTTCATGTGCCAGGCGCTGGCGCCGATGAAGAGCAGCAGGATCACCGCGATCGGCAGCGAGCCGAGGATCTGGGCGGCGCCGGCCTGGTTGCGGCCGAGCAGCATCATGATGATCACCAGCACCGGGATCATCAACAGCGTCATGGCGACCCCGGTGATGCGCTGGCGCCAGAACTCGCCGGTGCCGGAATGCGCGGCGCCGAGATTGCGGACGCGGCCGAGCGGGGTGCGCATGCTGCGCTTGGGCGTATCGGTCGCGCTCATCGTCCGCCTCCGGTCGCATAGGCAATGATCCAGATCAGCACCGTCAGCGCGATACCGCCGATCAGCGCGCCCCAGGTCAGCGCCTCGCGCTCATTGGCCTTGAAGCCGTAGCCGAGGTCCCAGACGAAATGCCGGATGCCGCTCAGCATATGGTGCATCAGTGCCCAGGTGTAGCCGAACACGATCAGGCGGCCGATGATGCTGCCGGTGAAGGCCTGGACGTGGGCATAGGCGGCGGGGCCGGAGGCCGCTGCGATCAGCCACCAGGCCAGCAGCAGCGTTCCGACATAGAGGGCGATACCGGTGGCGCGATGGACGATGGACAGCGCCATCGTCAGCGTCCAGCGGTAGACTTGCATGTGGGGAGAAAGCGGTCGTTCGATCCGTGCGGTCATGGGCTTTGATGTTGTATGGCGGCCCAGCAGGGCGCGCGCGGGGATCGCGAAAGGTCGGCTCTATTTACGGAGTCGATTTCGCCTGCGCAATCACCAAATCGCCATAAATCGAACCCGCGTTCAGCGCTACAGCGTTGATGAAGCTAGGGCAATCAGAGGCTTGGTATACCAGCACATCGGTCCGCCAGCGAAGAAGCGAATCAAAATTCACCTGATCTGAGAAACCCAGGCGCGTTGAAATTGCTACTGGAACGCCTCTAAACGGACCATGCCGTCCAAACCGGCCGCACGCTTTCATTCCGGTCGCTACCCTCTTCAG comes from Bradyrhizobium diazoefficiens and encodes:
- the sdhA gene encoding succinate dehydrogenase flavoprotein subunit, whose amino-acid sequence is MANEMNGKGNGAPATNGKAYPIEDHTYDVVVVGAGGAGLRAVVGCSEAGLRTACITKVFPTRSHTVAAQGGISASLGNMHKDDWRWHMYDTVKGSDWLGDQDAIEYMVRNAPEAVYELEHWGVPFSRTEDGKIYQRPFGGMTTEFGKAQAQRTCAAADRTGHAMLHTMYGQSLRHAAEFFIEFFAIDLIMDDQGTCRGVIALKLDDGTLHRFRAQTVILATGGYGRAYASCTSAHTCTGDGGGMVLRAGLPMQDMEFVQFHPTGIYGSGCLVTEGARGEGGYLVNSEGERFMERYAPSAKDLASRDVVSRAMTIEIREGRGVGKKKDHIFLHLDHLDPAVLAERLPGISESAKIFANVDVTREPIPIVPTVHYNMGGIPTNYHGEVLTKKDGDDNAIIPGLMAIGEAACVSVHGANRLGSNSLIDLVVFGRAAALRLAEKLTPNAKQPELPATSAELALGRLDHYRYASGGTPTAKLREGMQHVMQNNCAVFRTGEVLSEGQNLIAKVHSGITDIAVSDRSLVWNSDLVETLEFDNLISQAVVTMNSAANRTESRGAHAREDFSERDDKNWMKHTLAWLDESGKVRIEYRPVHDYTMTNDVQYIPPKARVY
- the sdhD gene encoding succinate dehydrogenase, hydrophobic membrane anchor protein, whose amino-acid sequence is MSATDTPKRSMRTPLGRVRNLGAAHSGTGEFWRQRITGVAMTLLMIPVLVIIMMLLGRNQAGAAQILGSLPIAVILLLFIGASAWHMKIGMQVVIEDYVHNEKLKLVSIMLNNFFSIAVALASTYAILKLSSGV
- the sdhC gene encoding succinate dehydrogenase, cytochrome b556 subunit yields the protein MTARIERPLSPHMQVYRWTLTMALSIVHRATGIALYVGTLLLAWWLIAAASGPAAYAHVQAFTGSIIGRLIVFGYTWALMHHMLSGIRHFVWDLGYGFKANEREALTWGALIGGIALTVLIWIIAYATGGGR